A genomic segment from Geitlerinema sp. PCC 7407 encodes:
- a CDS encoding Hsp20/alpha crystallin family protein, translating into MLTRRWHPFRDIELLRRQFDQMFDDLTHLEGGVPFAQVPAIELQDNGNELILKAHLPGLAAENLDIQATREAVAIAGEYRQEEKTEEKGYLRSEFRYGKFRRLVPLPTPIRNEEVKATYKNGVLTLTLPKTEEARNRVVKVNLAGELPQGEVAPEPVGTAEGDRVTVEVPEQ; encoded by the coding sequence ATGTTGACTCGACGCTGGCACCCATTCCGGGATATCGAACTCCTGCGCCGTCAATTTGATCAGATGTTTGACGATCTGACGCACCTAGAAGGCGGCGTTCCCTTCGCCCAGGTTCCCGCCATCGAGCTTCAGGACAACGGCAATGAGCTGATTCTCAAAGCCCATCTGCCGGGTCTGGCAGCCGAGAATCTGGACATTCAGGCCACCCGAGAAGCCGTGGCGATCGCCGGAGAATATCGCCAAGAGGAGAAAACCGAAGAAAAAGGCTATCTTCGCTCTGAGTTTCGCTACGGCAAGTTCCGCCGCCTCGTGCCGCTGCCGACCCCAATTCGCAACGAGGAGGTGAAAGCAACCTACAAAAACGGCGTGCTGACGCTCACTCTGCCCAAAACCGAAGAAGCCCGCAACCGCGTGGTGAAGGTCAATTTGGCCGGTGAGCTTCCCCAGGGCGAGGTCGCCCCTGAGCCCGTCGGGACTGCCGAGGGCGATCGCGTCACGGTCGAAGTTCCTGAGCAATAG
- a CDS encoding peptidoglycan-binding protein: MFTPIQNPTLQLNARGAAVRDLQTLLNTRVSADYRVVVDGFFGPKTETAVKAFQYSKLLTRDGVVGPKTWQALKTNQPAEHPMIRQGSRGASVQIAQTLLTDARFYAGAIDGEFGPRTEAAVKKFQQDRQLKPVDGIVGRQTWAALAQMAQMLAFA, from the coding sequence ATGTTCACTCCCATTCAAAACCCCACCCTCCAACTCAATGCTCGCGGCGCTGCGGTTCGGGATTTGCAAACTCTGCTCAACACTCGCGTCAGCGCTGACTATCGCGTAGTGGTTGATGGCTTCTTTGGTCCCAAAACCGAGACGGCGGTCAAAGCCTTCCAGTATTCGAAGCTGCTGACCCGAGACGGCGTGGTTGGCCCCAAGACCTGGCAGGCCCTCAAGACCAATCAACCGGCCGAACACCCGATGATTCGCCAGGGCAGCCGGGGCGCGTCGGTCCAGATTGCCCAGACGCTCCTGACGGATGCCAGATTCTACGCTGGCGCGATCGACGGAGAGTTTGGCCCCCGCACAGAGGCCGCAGTGAAGAAGTTTCAGCAAGATCGGCAGCTGAAGCCGGTTGATGGCATTGTGGGTCGCCAGACCTGGGCAGCGCTTGCTCAGATGGCTCAGATGCTGGCGTTTGCCTAA
- a CDS encoding cupin domain-containing protein produces the protein MSNFFELPEPLPAEEAFEPLVDSSAVLIERIISCGQTTPPGQWYDQERDEWVLLVQGQAAIAYDDGTEIRLGAGDSLLIAAHQRHRVTFTSADPPCLWLAVHGPLTHRKNVPQK, from the coding sequence ATGAGCAACTTCTTTGAGCTGCCCGAGCCCCTCCCAGCGGAGGAAGCCTTCGAGCCCTTGGTCGACAGTTCTGCCGTGCTGATCGAGCGCATTATTTCCTGCGGGCAAACCACGCCGCCAGGGCAGTGGTACGACCAAGAGCGCGATGAGTGGGTCCTACTGGTCCAGGGGCAAGCGGCGATCGCCTACGACGACGGCACCGAAATCCGCCTAGGCGCCGGGGACTCGCTGCTGATTGCGGCCCACCAGCGCCACCGCGTCACCTTCACCAGCGCCGATCCGCCCTGCCTATGGCTGGCCGTCCACGGACCCCTGACCCATCGGAAAAACGTACCCCAAAAGTGA